A region of Geobacillus sp. 46C-IIa DNA encodes the following proteins:
- a CDS encoding glycosyltransferase family 2 protein, which yields MRPFVSVVIPTYNRPYPLAELLESLSRQTYRSFEVIVVNDGGVPVYDVVALYPELDVRVIDRRDNEGQVAARNAGVQAARGDVIMLCDDDDLLLPDHLERMTAALEHADFVYADAEIVQYRVDNDQRVPMGRFLFAYEYDLEAMRTFSTYVPSGSVYRKSLHDEIGCFDPSVHHYWDWDFFLRAASVCRVTRVAAATVLYAFSPDGDNVSRQVGDRRRHYLRRLCEKHGLGDLPVKNFWLLLDEPEVARRRAESEVIWDGKPIVSRFWAQKKGGNY from the coding sequence TTGCGTCCGTTCGTGTCCGTCGTTATTCCAACGTATAATCGCCCGTATCCGCTTGCTGAGCTGCTCGAATCGTTAAGCCGGCAGACGTATCGTTCATTTGAAGTGATCGTTGTCAACGACGGCGGCGTCCCGGTTTATGATGTCGTCGCCTTGTACCCGGAGCTGGACGTCCGCGTCATTGACCGCCGCGACAATGAAGGACAGGTCGCGGCCCGCAACGCAGGCGTCCAGGCGGCGCGCGGCGACGTCATTATGCTTTGTGACGATGACGACTTGCTTTTGCCGGATCACTTAGAGCGGATGACGGCAGCGCTCGAGCATGCGGATTTCGTCTATGCCGATGCGGAAATTGTCCAGTATCGGGTGGACAATGACCAACGCGTGCCGATGGGGCGCTTTTTATTTGCCTATGAATATGATTTGGAAGCGATGCGGACGTTTTCGACGTACGTCCCGTCTGGAAGCGTGTATCGAAAATCGCTCCATGATGAGATCGGTTGCTTTGACCCGTCAGTTCACCATTATTGGGACTGGGACTTCTTTTTGCGTGCCGCCTCTGTATGCCGCGTCACCCGTGTCGCGGCGGCGACTGTGTTGTACGCATTCAGCCCGGACGGCGACAACGTGTCGCGACAAGTCGGCGACAGGCGGCGACATTACTTGCGGCGGCTTTGCGAGAAGCACGGGCTTGGCGATTTGCCGGTGAAAAACTTTTGGCTTTTGCTTGATGAGCCGGAAGTCGCACGTCGCCGCGCTGAAAGTGAAGTCATCTGGGACGGCAAGCCCATCGTGTCGCGATTTTGGGCGCAAAAAAAGGGAGGCAACTATTGA
- a CDS encoding MFS transporter codes for MNQPMISQRKLLGIAGLGWLFDAMDVGMLSFLMAALQKDWDLTAEQVGWIGSVNSIGMAVGALLFGLLADRIGRKNVFIVTLLLFSIGSGLSALTTTLAAFLALRFLIGMGLGGELPVASTLVSEAVPAKDRGRVVVLLESFWAGGWLLAALISYFVIPAYGWRTALWLAAVPALYAIYLRLRLPDSPRFRATKKEGTVWDNIAKVWSAPYRKETTMLWILWFCVVFSYYGMFLWLPSVMVMKGFSLIKSFEYVLVMTLAQLPGYFSAAWLIERAGRKFVLITYLLGTAASAYFFGTAESLAGLMAAGIFLSFFNLGAWGALYAYTPEQYPTSIRATGAGMAAAFGRIGGIFGPLFVGSLVAKGVSVTAIFTLFCLSVLVAVLSVTVLGKETKQQELA; via the coding sequence ATGAACCAACCGATGATTTCCCAGCGCAAGCTGTTAGGCATCGCTGGCCTTGGCTGGCTGTTTGACGCGATGGATGTCGGCATGTTGTCGTTTTTGATGGCCGCCTTGCAAAAAGACTGGGACTTGACCGCCGAACAAGTCGGCTGGATCGGCAGCGTCAACTCGATCGGAATGGCCGTTGGGGCGCTCTTGTTTGGGTTGCTCGCTGACCGGATCGGCCGGAAAAACGTTTTTATTGTCACATTGTTATTATTCTCGATCGGCAGTGGGCTGTCGGCGTTGACGACGACGTTGGCGGCATTTTTGGCGCTTCGCTTTTTGATCGGCATGGGGCTTGGCGGCGAGCTGCCAGTCGCGTCAACGCTCGTTTCAGAAGCGGTGCCAGCTAAGGATCGCGGCCGGGTCGTCGTGCTGCTTGAAAGCTTTTGGGCCGGGGGCTGGCTGCTGGCGGCGCTCATTTCCTATTTTGTCATTCCGGCTTACGGCTGGCGGACGGCGTTATGGTTGGCGGCCGTACCGGCGCTGTACGCCATTTACTTACGCCTTCGGTTGCCTGACTCGCCACGGTTTAGGGCAACGAAAAAAGAGGGAACGGTATGGGACAATATCGCCAAAGTGTGGTCGGCGCCGTACCGGAAGGAAACGACGATGCTTTGGATCCTTTGGTTTTGTGTCGTCTTTTCGTATTACGGCATGTTTTTATGGCTGCCAAGCGTCATGGTCATGAAAGGGTTCAGCTTAATTAAAAGCTTTGAATACGTGCTTGTGATGACGCTCGCCCAGCTGCCCGGCTATTTCAGCGCTGCATGGCTGATCGAGCGGGCGGGGCGGAAGTTCGTCTTGATCACATATCTGCTTGGCACAGCGGCAAGCGCCTACTTTTTCGGCACGGCCGAGTCGCTTGCTGGGTTGATGGCGGCTGGCATTTTCTTGTCATTTTTCAACCTCGGTGCTTGGGGGGCGCTGTACGCCTACACGCCGGAGCAATACCCGACGTCCATCCGGGCGACGGGGGCCGGCATGGCGGCGGCGTTTGGCCGCATCGGCGGCATTTTCGGCCCGCTGTTCGTCGGTTCGCTTGTCGCCAAAGGCGTTTCCGTGACAGCGATTTTCACGTTGTTCTGCCTGTCTGTCCTTGTCGCCGTCCTCTCGGTCACTGTTCTTGGCAAAGAGACGAAGCAGCAGGAACTCGCCTAA
- a CDS encoding glycine--tRNA ligase: MAATMEEIVAHAKHRGFVFPGSEIYGGLANTWDYGPLGVELKNNIKRAWWKKFVQESPYNVGLDAAILMNPKTWEASGHLGNFNDPMVDCKQCKARHRADKLIEKALEEKGIEMIVDGLPLAKMEELIREYDIACPECGSRDFTNVRQFNLMFKTYQGVTESSANEIYLRPETAQGIFVNFKNVQRTMRKKLPFGIAQIGKSFRNEITPGNFTFRTREFEQMELEFFCKPGEELKWFDYWKQFCKEWLLSLGMNDEHIRLRDHTKEELSHYSNATTDIEYQFPFGWGELWGIASRTDYDLKQHMDYSGEDFHYLDQETNERYIPYCIEPSLGADRVTLAFMIDAYDEEELEDGTTRTVMHLHPALAPYKAAVLPLSKKLGDGARRIYEELAKHFMVDYDETGSIGKRYRRQDEIGTPFCITYDFESEQDGQVTVRDRDTMEQVRLPIEELKAFLEEKIAF; encoded by the coding sequence ATGGCTGCAACTATGGAAGAAATCGTGGCCCACGCCAAGCATCGCGGCTTCGTGTTTCCGGGGTCGGAAATTTACGGCGGGCTGGCGAATACATGGGATTACGGTCCGCTCGGCGTTGAGCTGAAAAACAACATTAAACGGGCGTGGTGGAAAAAATTTGTCCAAGAATCGCCGTACAATGTCGGTTTGGACGCTGCCATCTTAATGAACCCGAAAACATGGGAGGCGTCCGGCCACCTAGGCAACTTCAACGATCCGATGGTCGACTGCAAACAGTGTAAAGCGCGCCATCGCGCTGATAAGTTGATTGAGAAGGCGCTCGAGGAAAAAGGGATCGAGATGATCGTTGACGGCTTGCCGCTCGCCAAAATGGAAGAGCTCATCCGTGAATACGACATCGCCTGTCCAGAATGCGGCAGCCGCGATTTTACGAACGTGCGCCAGTTCAACTTAATGTTCAAAACATACCAAGGCGTCACCGAGTCGAGCGCCAACGAAATTTATTTGCGCCCGGAGACAGCGCAAGGCATTTTCGTCAACTTCAAAAACGTCCAGCGCACGATGCGCAAAAAATTGCCGTTTGGCATCGCACAAATCGGCAAAAGCTTCCGCAACGAGATTACGCCGGGGAACTTTACGTTCCGCACGCGCGAATTCGAACAAATGGAGCTCGAGTTTTTCTGCAAACCGGGCGAAGAGCTGAAATGGTTCGACTACTGGAAGCAATTTTGCAAGGAATGGCTGTTGTCGCTTGGCATGAACGACGAACATATCCGCCTGCGCGACCATACGAAAGAAGAGTTATCCCATTACAGCAACGCCACGACCGATATCGAGTATCAGTTCCCGTTCGGCTGGGGCGAGCTGTGGGGCATCGCGTCGCGCACTGATTATGACTTAAAACAGCATATGGACTACTCAGGCGAGGATTTCCATTATCTCGATCAAGAAACGAACGAGCGGTACATCCCATACTGCATTGAGCCGTCGCTCGGCGCCGACCGCGTGACGCTCGCGTTTATGATTGACGCCTATGATGAGGAAGAGCTCGAAGACGGCACGACCCGGACGGTCATGCATTTGCATCCGGCGCTCGCGCCGTACAAAGCGGCCGTCTTGCCGCTGTCGAAAAAGCTTGGCGACGGAGCGCGCCGCATTTATGAGGAACTTGCGAAGCATTTCATGGTCGATTATGATGAAACCGGTTCGATCGGCAAGCGGTATCGCCGCCAAGACGAAATCGGCACACCGTTTTGCATCACGTACGACTTTGAATCCGAACAAGACGGCCAAGTCACCGTCCGCGACCGCGACACGATGGAACAAGTGCGGCTGCCGATTGAAGAACTCAAAGCCTTTTTGGAGGAAAAAATCGCTTTTTGA